One genomic window of Candidatus Shapirobacteria bacterium includes the following:
- a CDS encoding AAA family ATPase: MEQPKFTQLAAETLQRAVDEARARKNPEVDIPHLKWALQNIDGPAKEILKESQPEDLDRLPKVEGGNEPQISRLLQQKLGEAVRESQKRGDSFVSQEMLLWAVFEDSKIRQEIENLRGGKTVDSESKEQSYKALEKYTTDLTALARSGKLDPVIGREEEIRRVMQVLSRRTKNNPVLVGDPGVGKTAIVEGLANRIVSGDVPESLKNKKILTLEISSLLAGAKYRGEFEERLKSVIDEVVKSEGKVVLFIDELHTIVGAGGAEGSVDASNMLKPGLARGTLRVIGATTLNEYRKYIEKDSALERRFQPVMVGEPNVENTISILRGLKEKYEIHHGIKITDAALIAAAKLSDRYIRDRFLPDKAIDLVDESASALRIQMESSPVEIDSLERRVRQLEIEAKALKKEKSEECKLRLDEVEKEMAEEKEKLTKLRSLWSNQKDILKKVQDQKEEQDKLKSDLEQAERNLELDKAAEIKYGRIPEVQKKLAEAEKKWQSVDKEDRLVKQEVDEDDIARVVSKWTGIPASRMLKSETDKLKNLEKLIRERVVGQDEAVEAVANAVRRSRLHLGESDKPTATFLFLGPTGVGKTETAKALAEQLFNDEKALVRIDMSEYSEAHTVARLIGSPPGYVGYEEGGQLTEAVRRKPYTVVLLDEIEKANPQIFSIFLQVFDDGRLTDGKGRTVDFSNTVIIMTSNLPEEMVDKVFRPEFLNRIDRIIIFNKLSEKQLELIVEIQIANLIKRLKEQNIVLTVTEKGKKYLAKNGYDPVFGARPLKRLIQNELVDPIAMLLLDSEEGESMGVVADEKDGKLSVKLMD, encoded by the coding sequence ATGGAACAACCCAAATTTACTCAACTGGCGGCCGAGACACTGCAGCGGGCAGTGGATGAGGCCAGAGCCAGGAAGAATCCGGAAGTTGATATCCCCCACCTGAAGTGGGCACTACAAAATATTGACGGACCGGCTAAAGAAATCCTAAAAGAGAGTCAGCCGGAAGATTTGGATCGGTTACCAAAAGTTGAAGGAGGAAATGAGCCACAAATATCCCGACTGTTGCAACAAAAACTTGGTGAAGCGGTAAGAGAAAGCCAAAAACGGGGCGATAGTTTTGTCAGCCAGGAAATGCTTTTGTGGGCAGTATTTGAGGATAGTAAAATAAGACAGGAAATAGAAAATTTACGAGGAGGAAAAACAGTGGATTCAGAAAGCAAAGAACAAAGCTATAAGGCATTGGAAAAATATACGACCGACCTGACGGCGCTGGCTCGAAGTGGAAAATTGGATCCGGTAATTGGGCGAGAAGAAGAAATCAGGCGGGTGATGCAGGTGCTTTCCAGACGAACGAAAAATAACCCGGTTTTGGTGGGAGATCCGGGGGTGGGAAAGACAGCAATAGTGGAAGGACTGGCAAACCGAATCGTGAGCGGGGATGTGCCGGAGTCGCTGAAAAACAAAAAAATACTTACCTTGGAGATTTCATCCCTTTTGGCGGGAGCAAAATATCGGGGAGAATTTGAAGAGAGGCTGAAATCGGTAATTGATGAAGTGGTAAAAAGTGAGGGCAAGGTGGTCTTGTTTATCGACGAACTGCATACGATTGTGGGGGCCGGAGGGGCAGAGGGGTCGGTAGATGCAAGTAATATGCTAAAGCCGGGACTAGCGAGGGGAACCTTGAGAGTTATCGGGGCAACAACTTTGAATGAATATAGAAAATATATTGAGAAAGACTCGGCCCTCGAGCGGAGATTTCAGCCGGTAATGGTGGGTGAGCCAAATGTGGAAAACACGATTTCGATTTTGAGAGGGTTAAAAGAAAAATATGAGATACACCATGGGATCAAAATTACCGATGCAGCGCTGATTGCGGCGGCAAAGCTGTCTGACCGGTATATCCGGGACAGGTTTTTGCCCGACAAGGCAATTGATCTGGTAGATGAGTCAGCATCGGCCCTAAGAATTCAAATGGAATCTTCCCCAGTAGAAATAGACAGCCTGGAAAGAAGGGTGCGGCAACTGGAAATTGAAGCCAAAGCGCTAAAAAAAGAAAAAAGTGAAGAATGTAAACTAAGACTGGATGAAGTGGAGAAGGAAATGGCTGAAGAAAAGGAGAAATTAACAAAACTAAGATCTCTTTGGAGCAATCAAAAAGACATTTTGAAAAAAGTACAGGATCAAAAGGAAGAGCAGGACAAACTTAAATCGGACCTGGAACAGGCGGAAAGAAATTTGGAGCTTGATAAGGCGGCAGAAATAAAATACGGCCGGATTCCGGAGGTGCAAAAGAAGCTGGCAGAGGCAGAAAAGAAATGGCAGTCTGTCGACAAAGAGGACCGGCTGGTAAAACAGGAAGTGGATGAGGATGATATTGCCAGAGTGGTATCAAAGTGGACCGGGATACCGGCTTCGAGAATGCTTAAGTCGGAAACCGATAAACTGAAAAATCTGGAAAAATTAATCAGGGAGCGGGTAGTTGGCCAGGATGAGGCGGTAGAAGCGGTAGCCAATGCGGTAAGAAGATCGAGGCTACATTTGGGAGAAAGTGATAAGCCGACGGCCACCTTTTTGTTTTTGGGCCCGACAGGGGTGGGAAAAACAGAAACAGCCAAGGCGTTGGCTGAACAATTGTTCAATGACGAAAAAGCACTGGTGCGGATTGATATGTCGGAATACAGCGAAGCACACACGGTGGCAAGGCTGATTGGGTCCCCTCCCGGCTATGTGGGGTATGAGGAAGGCGGACAATTAACGGAGGCGGTGAGAAGAAAACCGTACACAGTTGTGCTATTGGATGAGATTGAAAAGGCCAATCCCCAAATATTTAGTATCTTTTTGCAGGTTTTTGATGACGGAAGGCTGACGGACGGCAAGGGACGGACGGTTGATTTTTCCAATACAGTAATTATCATGACTTCGAATTTACCGGAAGAGATGGTGGACAAAGTTTTCAGACCTGAGTTTTTGAATAGAATTGACAGAATTATAATCTTTAACAAGCTGTCGGAAAAACAACTGGAATTGATCGTGGAAATTCAAATTGCCAACCTAATAAAAAGGTTAAAAGAGCAAAATATCGTTTTGACAGTAACAGAAAAGGGCAAAAAATATTTGGCGAAAAATGGGTATGACCCGGTTTTTGGGGCCAGACCTTTAAAGAGGTTAATACAAAACGAGTTGGTGGACCCAATCGCCATGCTGTTACTTGACAGCGAAGAGGGAGAAAGCATGGGGGTGGTGGCCGATGAAAAGGACGGAAAGTTAAGCGTAAAATTGATGGACTAA